The Thalassospira sp. TSL5-1 sequence AATTTTGAGCATCGGAATACGATTAAGCCCGCAGAAATGCGGGCTTTTTTGTTGGTGCGCTCGGCATGGGCGCACTCTTGTGTGCTATGGGCGCTTAGTCTGCTCAAGCAGACTTTCTATCCTTTATCGTCAGTGAGTACCGTTTGATGATAATCTTTAGCTGAGAAGATAAATGAGTTTACAATTGAATCTGTGTACGATCCAAATTCAGTTACGATTAAGGAGCGGATAGAAAACTTTATGGCTGAGCAATATGATTTTGGTAATCTTTCACCCATTGAATTTGAAGCTTTAGTCGCTGACCTTATGAGTGCGGAACTTGGAGTACGGTTCGAAACTTTCTCGGAAGGCGTGGATGGCGGTATCGATGCACGACACAGTAGTGCGACTGGAAATGTAATTCTTCAAGCTAAACACTACAAAAACAGTACATGGGCAGACTTAGAGGCCTCAGCAAAAAAAGAGTCTCCCAAAATCCATAATTTAAATCCAAGCGAATATTATTTTCTGACATCACAAAGTTTGACTCCTGTTAGAAAATTTTCTCTTAAAAATCACCTAAACCACCCTTCCGTGACAGTGTCGAACATTCTCGGCCGGACTGAGATAAATGCTCTTCTAAGAAAGCATGAGAATGTCGAAAAAAGTAACATTAAGCTTTGGTTATCAAGCGCAGCAGTACTTCAGCGTTTGCTCACTAACGACATATCCGTTTTCACCGAAGCAACTAAAGAAGGCATTGAACGTATACTTAAAGTGTTTGTTGCTAATCCAAGCCTACCGAAAGCTGCTGAAATATTGAAGAAGCAACACTGCGTGATAGTTTCTGGTCCGCCTGGCGTAGGAAAGACGACGCTCGCGCAGGTTCTGGCGACAGAATATTGCGAAGACGAGTGGGAGCTCGTTGCGATAAGTAGCATCGAAGAAGGCTATGAAGCTTTTCATCCAGAAAACAAGCAGGTCTTTGTCTTTGACGACTTCCTCGGCAAAATCAAACTCGATGTGAAATCATTGGCGAAAGATGACACAAAGATCGCTGATTTTATGAAGCTCGTCTCGGGAAGGAGCGCAAAGCGGTTCATCCTAACGACACGTAAATACATCTTGGAAACAGCGCGAACAACGTCTGAAGCACTAGATGATGATCGAGTAGAACTAACGGAGATGATCCTTGATCTCGGTGTTTACACCAGAGAGATTAAAGCTCGAATTTTGTATAACCATCTATATCATTCAGGTCTTGAAGAAAGTGCTATTGCGGCGCTTTTAGTCGGGGATACCGTCTCTCGTATTATTGATCACCCGCACTATATGCCCCGTATCGTGCAGTGGATGACCGACCATGTTCGGTTTGGAGATACCGACCCTGAACATTACCCTAGTTTGTTCATGCAATCACTCGACAACCCTTCAAAGGTTTGGGAAAAGCCATTTAGGCAACACATTAGCGGTGAAGCGCGTGTAATGCTGTACTGTATGCACTTTTCGAGACAAGAAACCTTCTTTACAGAGTATAGATACGAACGTGGCATACGTGCATTAAAATTGCGCTGTTTTTTTGAAAGAGCGCTTTCTGCTTTTTCTATTGAGAGCGACAAGAGTATACCGGAGCGTCGCTTTGAGGATACATTACGAGAAATCAAGTCATCATTCATTGTGCTTCAAGGAGGGATGGTAAATTTCATAAATCCTTCAGTTCAGGATTTTCTGGCACGTCAGGTGAATGATGCAAAAATTTTGGAGCGACTAGCACGTTCAATATCGACATTTGATAATGCAATAGACTTGTGGAAAGCATCGTGTGAATTTTTCGAAGAAAAACCTAGTAATATTTCTCAAATTTCAGGAGTAATTTTGTCCGAAATCCAGTCAGGTGCGGTGAAAGGGCGAATGCCTCTTGAAGATTTGGCTCCTTTCGTTGGTGACTTAATTTCCAAATCCGAAAAGTCTGACTTCGTCCAATTTTTGCGCAAAGGCGGATTGTCGGCCAGCTCTTGGATCAATGAGGTAGAGCTGCCCAAACTCATAGATGATCTGATGTTTGGGAAATATAGTGAGTTGCAGTATGCACGGGTATTTGGCAGGTGGCTTCGGATTCAACTATTTAAATACTTGTCGCAGAGAGAAGAAATTTTAGAAATTGAAGAATTGGGCAAGTTAGCTAATAATCTATACATGTATTTAGGGAATGTGCCAGAAGTTTTACTGGAGCAGTTCGAGGAGTCCGCCATTGAAAGCATCGAGAGTTTGGAAATATCTAGTATTGACTCCAATGACGACCGTGAGGCGGTGATTGGTATTTGGTTGGAAGAAATGGATAAAATTGAGATTTGTCTTGGGCGACCTGTCGATATATGGAAGAGAAGAGACTTTGAAGAGGAAATGTGGAATATACAACAACTAAACGATCAGAAGATGCAGGAACTTAAAGACAGTGGGGGCATCAGGCGGTCTTTTGTGAGTTCGGGTAAATCTTCGAACTCATCATCTACTGCAAGTGGCTTCTCCAACACAGAGTTAAGCAACATGTTTTTATCTCTCAAAAGGTGATTTCTGAATTAGGTGGGTAAATAAAATACTTAAAATTCGCCAAATTAGTATTGGTGCTTGCCTATTCACTAGCGATTACGCTGTTTGTACTTACATATCTATAATAATATTCGTTAAGTGCAGGTTTTCAGATTGTCTCTAAACTGCATTTAGTAGACTGGTTTGGCGACCAATGCTTGTGATCTCCTGATCAAATTGGGCCATATCGACCCGCATGACAGCTATCGTCTGGTTTATGAAATCAACGGCGATACTGTGTGGATTTTGGCGTTGGTGCATACATCGCGCCAGTAGCCGTTCATTGGGGATTGATCGGAGCAGAGTCACAAACAGCGCATATTGATAACGCGCTGTTTGTGAGGGCGGAAAAGTTCAGTCGTTGCTGGTTTTAACCTGGCTCACCGGTTCCCAAATCGCTCAATCGCTGCTTCCGAAACAGGTTTAAACAGCGCAACAATCGTGCCTTCCGGGTCGCGGATCATGGCGGCCTGGTTGCCCCAGGGCATCATTTTCGGTTCGTGGACGATGGTGACGCTGTCTTTGAGTTGATCAAACAGGGCATCCACATCATCCACCATCAGTTCGATGATGGCGGTGCGGTTGGCGGCGGGTTCGCAGCTGCCGGGCTGGAAGATGGCGACGGTTTCGACGCTGCCGATGGCAAGGGTGGCTGCCGGGGTGACGATTTCGGCGAATTGCGGGGCGAGCCAGTCGGCCTTTTGGCCTATCACCCTTTCATAAAAGGCGACCATCGCTTTGATGTCCCGGGCGATCAGGCGGGTGGAGGCAAATTTCATGTTTGTTTCTCGTGCTGGGCCGTTGGGGATATTGGGGATTGGGCCGGGGATGAGGCCCGTCCGTCATCCCTCTTTTCGCAGAGTACTACTGACAGCCTTGTGACAGCAGTGATGAGCGGGGCGGCACGAGAAGAGTTTTCGTGTGTGTCGATAAAGGGTGGTTTTGACAGGGGCGGGGCTGGCGTGGCGTTGCCTCGCCTTACCGCTGATATTTGATAAACGGCGTCAGCGTGCCGATGCGGTCATAGAGCTGGCGGGCGGTTTTGTTGAATTCCTGGGTCATCCAGTAAACCGACGGGCAACCGGCATCGTCTGCCAGTTTATAGGTCGCCTCGATCAGCGCACGGCCCAGCCCCAGCCCGCGCGCCTCGGGCGAGACGAAAAGATCCTGCAAATAGCACATATCCTCGATCCGCCAGTTATGGGCATGGAAAATGATATGCACGAGGCCCAACAGTTCGCCATCGCGTTCAGCGACAAGGGCCTGTTGTTGGGTGCGGGCCGGGTCGCACAGGCGGGCAAAGGTGGTGTCGTAAATTTCGGGGCTGACGGAGGATTCGTAAAATTCCAGATAGCCGGTCCAAAGCGCACGCCACTGGCTTTCATCTTCTGCACGGAGCGGGCGGATGGTGGTGTTGGATGCGGGGGCGGTTTGGGGCGTGGATGTGTGGTCGGTCATGTCGGGCCTCGGACAAAATAAAGCAGGTTTTGTGTGATAGGCGGCTGGTGGTTTGCGCCCAAGACCCATTTTGAAAGATATGACCGGACCAATTGGGACGGCGGTGTTTTCGGGCCTTTCGGCGGCGTTTCCACGTTATGTGCATCCTGCATCTGGTGAGTAAATAAACGCTGTTCAAAAATAATTATTGAACGGTGTTTATTTTTGCGCTATGCCTGTTATTGAACAACGTTCATAAACGGAGCGGAAAAAATGTTGAAGCTGATCAGAACCCTTGTTTGTAGCGGCATGCAGGATGCACAGCAGGCTTTTGCCGGGCTTTATGCACAAACGATGTGGGCCCAGCACGGCCACGCGGCCTTATGGGATGCGGAAGGCGCAGTTTATGCGCCCAATGTGCCGGGAAACTGACGCCATCCCCCAACAATTGAGCCCGGCATCGCGTGCGAGAGAAAATCCTAACCTTTTGCTGGCACGGTGCTGATCATGACAACTTTAACAAGAAAGTGCCGCGGCTTTTAAAGGCTTTAACGCGGCCTTCTCGCCCGACAGGGAGACATCTTATGCAAAATAATCTGATGCGCTCGCGACAATTTGCGCCGTTATTCTGGACGCAGTTTTTGTCGGCCTTTAACGACAACTTTCTGAAAAACACGCTGGTGTTTCTCATTTTGTTCAATATGGCCGCATCCGAGGCGGGCGCGATGGTCACACTGGCCGGGGCCATTTTTATGGCACCGTTCCTGTTGCTGTCCGCCCTGGGTGGCGAGATGGCCGACAAGTTTGACAAGGCCGTGATGGCCGAAAAACTCAAAAAGGCCGAGGTCGGTGCCGCCTGCGTTGCGGTTGCCGGTTTTATCCTGTCGTCCGTTGCGGTTTTGATGGTGGCGCTGTTTTTGTTTGGCGTGATCTCGGCTTTGTTCGGGCCGGTGAAATACGGCATTTTGCCCGATCATTTGCCAGCCCGTGATCTGCCGCGCGCCAATGCCTGGGTTGAGGGCGGTACCTTTATCGCCATTCTGGGCGGCACCATCTGTGCCGGTATTGCCGCAACCGATGGCATTAATCCGTGGCTGTTTGGCCCGGCCATGATCGCCCTTGCGGTGGTGTGCTGGTTTATCAGCCGTTTTATCCCCAAAGGCGGGGCGAAGGCGCCGAGCCTGCAGATTGATCGCAATATCCTGCGTTCCACCTGGCGGCTGGTCGCCGAATTGCGCAAGGATACCCGCATTTGGCGCACCGCGATGATGAGTGCCTGGTTCTGGCTGGTCGGCGCGATTATCCTGTCGCTATTGCCGCCGATGGTGAAAAACCTGATGGGCGGGCCGGAAATTGTTGTCACTGCCTATCTGGCCGTTTTTGCCGTTGCCGTGGGCGTGGGTTCCGCCATTGCGGCCTGGATGTCGGCCGGGCGGATTGTGCTGCTGCCCGCCCCGGTGGGTACGGTCCTTATGGCGGCTTTTGGCCTCGACCTGGCCTGGAGCGTGGCCGGGGCCAGCACCAACCCGGAAACCGCCACCCTGCTGGCCTTCTTTGCCGAAGATTATACCATCCGTATTGCCATTGATCTGGCCGGGCTTGCCATTGCCGGGGCGTTTTTGGTGGTGCCGACATTTGCTGGTTTGCAGGCCTGGGCGCATGAAGACCACCGTGCCCGTGTGATTGCCGCGGCCAATGTGTTGGGGGCTGGTTTCATGACGGTTGGTGGTGGTCTGGTTGCCGCCCTTCAGGCGGCGGGCACGTCGATCCCGGTTTTACTGCTGGGTCTTGCCATCCTGAATGCCGTTGCCGCCTGGGTGATGCTGAAAACCCTGCCGACCAATGCCTTTCGCGATTTTATTTCCATCCTGTTCCGGGCCTTTTTGCGTCTGGAAGTGAGCGGGCTGGAAAATATTAAAAAGGCGGGTCCTGCGCCCATTATTGCGCTGAACCATGTATCGTTCCTCGATGGCGCGGTGGCCCTGGCCTTGAGCGATGAAGAACCGATTTTTGCCGTTGATTACACGATTGCCCAGGCATGGTGGGCCAAGCCGTTTTTGAAACTCTGCAATTTTTTGCCGCTGGACCCGTCCAAGCCGATGGCAACGCGGACCCTGATCAAGGCGGTGGATCAAGGCGATCCGCTGGTGATTTTCCCCGAAGGTCGTATCACCGTGACCGGTGGTTTGATGAAGGTGTATGACGGGGCGGCAATGGTGGCCGATAAAACCGGTTCCAAGGTGGTGCCGGTACGCATTGACGGGCTGGAAAAAAGCTATTTTTCCCGGTTGAGTTCCAAACATGTGCGCCGTCGCCTGTTTCCCAAGGTCAAAGTCACCATTCTGGAGCCGGTTTCCCTGCCGGTGGCCGACGAGCTGAAGGGCCGCAAGCGCCGCCTGGCGGCTGGGGCAGCACTTTATCAGGTGATGTCGATGATGCTGTTTCGCACAACCGATACATCGTGCACGGTGCTGGAAAAGATCATTGAAACCGCAAATGACCGTGGCTTTGGCGAACTTGCCACCCAGGACCCCGTGACCGGCGATTTTTCCTATCGCAAATTGTTAACCGGTGTTGCCGTGCTGGCCGATAAGTTCAAAACCCGGTTTCCTGACGAGGAAAATCTGGGCCTGTTATTGCCGAATGCCAATGGCTCGGTCGCGACCATTCTTGGCGTGATGTCGGCGGGCAAGGTTCCGGCGATGCTGAATTTCACGGCGGGCTCGGCCAATATTATCTCGGCCTGCAAGGCGGCAGAAATTCGCACCGTGCTGACCTCGCGCCAGTTTGTTGAACAGGCAAAGCTGGAGCCAGTGCTCGACGAACTGGCAAAACAGGTCAATATCGTCTGGCTGGATGATCTGCGTGAAACGGTTACATCCTTTGACAAGATCAGGGGCTTTGTGCGCAAGGCAAAACCGCTGGTAAAGCGCAAGGCGGATGATCCGGCGGTGATCCTGTTTACCTCCGGCTCCGAAGGAACACCGAAGGGCGTTGTGTTAACGCACCAGAATGTGTTGTCCAATGTGGCGCAGGCGGCCTCGCGCATTGATTTCAACTCGCAGGACAAGGTGTTTAACATTCTGCCGGTGTTTCATTCCTTCGGGCTGACGGCAGGTACCATTTTGCCGCTGACATCGGGTGTGCCGGTTTATTTCTATCCCTCGCCGTTGCACTACCGTGTTGTGCCGGAGCTGGTTTATGGCTCCAACGCGACGATCATTTTTGGCACCGATACGTTCCTGAACGGCTATGCCCGCACCGCACATCCCTATGATTTCCGGTCCATCCGCTATTGTTTTGCCGGGGCGGAACCGGTGAAACCCACCACGCGAGCGGCCTATATGGAAAAATTCGGGGTGCGTATTCTTGAAGGCTATGGCGTGACCGAAGCTGCGCCTGTGATTGCGCTCAACACGCCGATGTTTAACAGGGCCGGTTCGGTGGGCAAAATCATGCCGGGCATGGAATATCGTCTGGAAGAGGTGCCCGGTGTGGATGAAGGTGGCCGCCTTTATGTGCGCGGGGCCAATGTGATGGCCGGTTATTTGCGCGCCGAAAACCCCGGCCAGCTTGAAACCCTGCCCGACGGCTGGCACGACACCGGCGACGTTGTGAAGGTTGATGAGGAGGGTTTTGTCACCATTCTCGGCCGTGCCAAACGGTTTGCCAAAATTGGCGGCGAAATGGTGTCGCTGGCGGCTGTGGAATCCCTTGCTGGCGAGCTGTGGCCGTCCAACCTGTCGGTGGTGGTTTCCATCCCGGACGAGCGCAAGGGCGAACGCCTGATCATGTTGACCGATGCCGAACAGGCCAGCCGCAAGGATTTCATGACCTTTGCCAAGAAAAAGGGGGCAATGGAAATTATGGTGCCTGCGGAAGTCCGGGTTGGCAAGGTCCCGGTTTTGGGCAGCGGCAAGGTTGATTTTGTCGCAGCCAAGCAAGTGATCGAAAAGGGCGAGGAAAGCGCCTCGGCTGCGTAAACAGCCATTTAAACATTACAACAAATGGGGCCGCCCGGTTGGTTATCGGGCGGCCCTTTTGTTGTGCGGGTGTTTTGTCAGTTCGTGTTGTACGCGGGTGGCTTTATGCCGGTGTTTCCACCTGTGGCAAATAGTCGCCGTACCCTTCGGCCTCCATATCGTCGCGATGGACAAAACGAAGCGAGGCGGAATTGATGCAATAGCGCAAACCACCCCGGTCATGCGGGCCATCGGGGAAGACATGGCCCAAATGGCTGTCACCGTGGGCGGAGCGGACTTCGGTGCGGATCATGCCATGTGACACGTCGCGCAATTCACTGACATGGACCGGGTCAATCGGCTTGGTAAAGCTGGGCCAGCCGCAATGGCTGTCGAACTTGTCGCTGGAGGCAAAAAGCGGCTCGCCCGAAACAATATCCACATAAATGCCCGGTTCGCGATGATCGAGATATTTGCCGGTTCCCGGGCGTTCGGTGCCGTTTTCCTGGGTGACGTAATATTCCTCGGGGCTCAGGCTGGCGATGGCATCCGGGTCTTTGCGATAGCGGGTCATGGCTTTTCCTGTGTTGTGTTCGCTCGTAGCCGCAATATAGGCGGCGGTTCCGGTTTTTCCATCCCCGCCCGGGTGCAGCCATTGGCCGCCGGGTAGGGGAAAGGGGCTTAAGCCAGGAAATGCAGCAATTGGGATGCCACGCACAAAATGCCAACCAACCCAACAAAATAGGCAATCGGGCGAATACCCGCCACCGAAATGCCCGCGCAATAGGTGATGGAATGGGTCAACCTGCCGATCAGAAACAGCATGGCCCCCAGCTCGGTGACAAAATTTGACATCCCGGCAATGCGTGCCACCAGAATGACGATGGCAAAGGGCAACAGATTTTCAAGATGGTTTTGATGGGCGCGCAGGCCGCGTGCGGCAGCACCCCGGCGTTCGGGCAGGCCGTCACGGTTGCCAGCCAGGGCCTTGCCGCCCACCTGCTGGCCATAATGCCAGTTATAAAAGAACGGGAAAAACAGGCCGAGAACGGTGCAAATCACCAAAATCCATAATTCCAGGGTCACGGTAAATCCTTTCTGGCAAGATGCCAATTGTTCGGGGCGACCAAGACTGTTTGATGCGCATGCCTGATAACTGATACGCAAAAAGCCGCACATCCGATGATATAACGTTTCGTGACGGCGGAAGTTTTATTGTGGCAGCATAAAATAAACGGCGCTGATCCCCTCAACGCCGTTTACATGCCAAAACAAAGAATAACGGTTTACGCGGCAGATTATTACTGGGGTGATTGTTGGGTCATGGCGTCCCATGCCTTTTGCAGGCGGTCATTGGCCTTGCGAAAGCGTTGGCGTTTTTCTTCGCTGATCTCGCCCTGGCTGTCCTTGATGTCATTCCAGGCGGCATTCATATCGTCCCATGCTTGGACAACTTCGCTGGGCAGGGTATCGATCCCGGTGTCGTTGTCGGTGCAGTAGCCGGTCAGGCCAAATTCCCAATCCTGGAATTCGCGCTGGATTTTTGCATGTTCAGGAAGATGTTTCATCATTTCATACTCCTTGGCATTGCGGTTATTATGCCCGGACCCAAAAAAGAAAGGCGCCCTTGGGGGAAGGGCGCCAATCATCTGCGTGGGGGACGCAGGGGGATCAGTTTCTGGACATCCGGGCTTTACGGTTTTTATCATTTCGCCCAGGCCTTCTGCAGTCGCTCAAATGCGCTGCTTTTTTGTATTTATTGCTCGTGATCTGAATGCAGAACGCAGGCTGATAAAAGTGGTTCCCACGAAAATCGCAATTATTTTAAAAAAACTTTCAGCCCACTTGAAGCCTGCGGGAGACAGAGTATTTTACGCCGATTGGCGCAAATGCGTTCATGTTCCTTTTGGCACCCTTTTTCGCCACCGGCGTGCCGCCATTTTTCAGAGAACCGGAGCCTTGCAATGTCTCACCCGTCTGCCCCGCGGGGAAATGCCCCTGATGTGTCGTCACGCATGACGGCCCTGCCAGAAGCAAAACCAGTTTCAAGCTGGCTGATTTTGTTTCTGGCAACGGCGTGTGGGCTGATTGTGGCCAATTTGTATTATTCCCAGCCCCTGGTTGGGCCGATCAGTGCGGATTTGGGGCTGTCAAAACAGGCCGCCGGGCTGATTGTGACCATGACACAGGTTGGGTACGGGATTGGTCTGTTATTGATTGTGCCGTTGGGCGACCTGTTTGAAAACCGCCGCCTGATTATGACCGTGATTGCCCTGGGCGGGGTAGCAATGCTGGCATCGGGGCTGGCAACCTCGCCAGGTATGTTTTTGGCATCCGCCCTTCTCATCGGCATTGGCTCGGTTGCCGTGCAAATACTCGTACCTCTGGCGGCTCATCTTGCCAGTGATGCCAATCGGGGCCGGGTGGTTGGCAATGTCATGAGCGGGCTTATGTGTGGCATTATGCTGTCACGCCCGGTGGCCAGTTTTATAACCGAGCTGACAAGCTGGCATGTGGTGTTTTTTGCATCCAGTCTGCTGATGGTTGTGTTGATTGTCGCCGTCCGGCTGGTGTTGCCGGTTCGACGTCCGACGGTGCGCCCGCATTATTTTGAATTGTTGGGCAGCATGGCACGGTTGATGGTTTCAAGCCGCATTTTACGTCGTCGGGCTTTATATCAGGCCTCGCTTTTTGCCGCTTTCAGCTTGTTTTGGACCACCGTGCCCCTGTTGCTGGCCGGGTCGGATTTTAAAATGTCGCAGGCGGGCATTGCCCTTTTTGCCCTGGCCGGGGCCGCCGGGGCCGTTGCCGCACCCATTGGCGGGCGTATGGCCGATCGCGGCTGGATCCGTCCGGCAACGGCGATTGCGATGGCGGCGGTGCCCGGGGCCCTGATGCTGACGCATCTTGGGACGATGGGCAGCACATTTTCCCTTGTCGTGCTGGTGGCCGGGGCGGTTGTGCTGGATTTTGGTATTACCTGTAATATGGTTTTGGGCCAGCGGGCGATTTTCTCGCTTGGTGCGGCCTATCGCAACCGTATTAACGGGGTGTATATGGCAACCTTTTTTGTTGCCGGGGCGGTGGGCTCGGCCGTTGGGGGCTGGGCCTATGCGCATGGTGGCTGGATGTGGGCAACAGCCATCGGGATGGTGTTTCCGGCTCTGGGGCTGCTCTATTACCTGACGGAATATATTCGCCCGCTTGAGATGCCCAGGGCGGATTAAGGCCTACCTAATTTCTAATCGGCCTCTGGAATGCCGTTTGTTCCGCAGTGGCGCGATGCCTCGCAGGCATTTGACAGGGTCTGTTTAATGCTGGCTTGCCAGTCAATACCGCTACAGCCCGCCAGCATTGGGGGGAGGGCCGTTATCAGCAACAATATGCAGGCAAACTTGGCAATGCGGTGGAGCAAGTTCAGCATCCTTTGAAACAGGCGGCTTATGTATCATATATATCTTGTCAGGTTTGGTCCGCCAAAACCGTGGCTGTGGGGCATTGGCGATGATCACGTTATCGCGACGGTGGAAAAGCGAATTTTATAACATGCCTTGTTTTGCGGCGTCATACGTGGAAAATAAGGGCTATGGCAAACAGCAAAAATGCACACAGGCATATGACCGCACAGTTACAGGATGATGCCGGGCGCGAAGACCGCCCCGAGGGTGATGCACAGTCCCCGGGCAGCCAAAGGCATTCTCATCCCCATGCCGATGACCCCGATGTGGCAAAGCGTTTGGGCCTGAGCCCGTCGCAGGGCGAGGCGGTGCTGCGCGATGCCTCCAGTGTGATTGGTCAAAAACTGTCATTGCCCGATATTGAGGCGGCGGCGCGTATTTTTGCCCTGTTGGGGGATGCAGGCCGCCTGCAACTGGTGTTGCGCTGTATGGAACGCCCGCAAACCGTTAGCGAGCTGGCCGAGGCGGCGGGCATGTCACAGTCGCTGACCAGTCATCACTTGCGGCATTTGCGCGACCAGCGCATTCTGGCCTCCGAACGGCACGGACGGCATATTTTTTACACCATTGATGATGACCATATTTCCGGTGTTGTGCAGGACGTCTTTGCCCACGTCACCCACGATTAAACCGGTCTTTCTGTCCTGATACCCGGCCTTATGTAAAATCAAAATATCCGTGGTTTGATCAAACATTCAAATGGTCGTTTGAATGTGACTTGACTCCAACATATGAATTGTTATTTGTATATTACATATGAACAGTAATTTGAATGTTTGCGAGGCCCCAAATGTCCCTGACCATCAATTGGCGCGACTATGCTGAGCTGGAGGCGTGCTCCCGCTGCCGTGATTTTGTGGTGCAGGGATTGCGCAAGGACCTTGCCGACCATGAAATTGAGGCCAGCGAAGGTGAACTGCATATTGCCGGTGAAACGGGTGCGGGGGTGCGCGAACAGGTTGAAAACAGCCTGCGTGCCCGCAATGCCGCCATTCATCATCATCACTGGTCGGTT is a genomic window containing:
- a CDS encoding restriction endonuclease; protein product: MAEQYDFGNLSPIEFEALVADLMSAELGVRFETFSEGVDGGIDARHSSATGNVILQAKHYKNSTWADLEASAKKESPKIHNLNPSEYYFLTSQSLTPVRKFSLKNHLNHPSVTVSNILGRTEINALLRKHENVEKSNIKLWLSSAAVLQRLLTNDISVFTEATKEGIERILKVFVANPSLPKAAEILKKQHCVIVSGPPGVGKTTLAQVLATEYCEDEWELVAISSIEEGYEAFHPENKQVFVFDDFLGKIKLDVKSLAKDDTKIADFMKLVSGRSAKRFILTTRKYILETARTTSEALDDDRVELTEMILDLGVYTREIKARILYNHLYHSGLEESAIAALLVGDTVSRIIDHPHYMPRIVQWMTDHVRFGDTDPEHYPSLFMQSLDNPSKVWEKPFRQHISGEARVMLYCMHFSRQETFFTEYRYERGIRALKLRCFFERALSAFSIESDKSIPERRFEDTLREIKSSFIVLQGGMVNFINPSVQDFLARQVNDAKILERLARSISTFDNAIDLWKASCEFFEEKPSNISQISGVILSEIQSGAVKGRMPLEDLAPFVGDLISKSEKSDFVQFLRKGGLSASSWINEVELPKLIDDLMFGKYSELQYARVFGRWLRIQLFKYLSQREEILEIEELGKLANNLYMYLGNVPEVLLEQFEESAIESIESLEISSIDSNDDREAVIGIWLEEMDKIEICLGRPVDIWKRRDFEEEMWNIQQLNDQKMQELKDSGGIRRSFVSSGKSSNSSSTASGFSNTELSNMFLSLKR
- a CDS encoding VOC family protein, with amino-acid sequence MKFASTRLIARDIKAMVAFYERVIGQKADWLAPQFAEIVTPAATLAIGSVETVAIFQPGSCEPAANRTAIIELMVDDVDALFDQLKDSVTIVHEPKMMPWGNQAAMIRDPEGTIVALFKPVSEAAIERFGNR
- a CDS encoding GNAT family N-acetyltransferase; translated protein: MTDHTSTPQTAPASNTTIRPLRAEDESQWRALWTGYLEFYESSVSPEIYDTTFARLCDPARTQQQALVAERDGELLGLVHIIFHAHNWRIEDMCYLQDLFVSPEARGLGLGRALIEATYKLADDAGCPSVYWMTQEFNKTARQLYDRIGTLTPFIKYQR
- a CDS encoding acyl-[ACP]--phospholipid O-acyltransferase — its product is MQNNLMRSRQFAPLFWTQFLSAFNDNFLKNTLVFLILFNMAASEAGAMVTLAGAIFMAPFLLLSALGGEMADKFDKAVMAEKLKKAEVGAACVAVAGFILSSVAVLMVALFLFGVISALFGPVKYGILPDHLPARDLPRANAWVEGGTFIAILGGTICAGIAATDGINPWLFGPAMIALAVVCWFISRFIPKGGAKAPSLQIDRNILRSTWRLVAELRKDTRIWRTAMMSAWFWLVGAIILSLLPPMVKNLMGGPEIVVTAYLAVFAVAVGVGSAIAAWMSAGRIVLLPAPVGTVLMAAFGLDLAWSVAGASTNPETATLLAFFAEDYTIRIAIDLAGLAIAGAFLVVPTFAGLQAWAHEDHRARVIAAANVLGAGFMTVGGGLVAALQAAGTSIPVLLLGLAILNAVAAWVMLKTLPTNAFRDFISILFRAFLRLEVSGLENIKKAGPAPIIALNHVSFLDGAVALALSDEEPIFAVDYTIAQAWWAKPFLKLCNFLPLDPSKPMATRTLIKAVDQGDPLVIFPEGRITVTGGLMKVYDGAAMVADKTGSKVVPVRIDGLEKSYFSRLSSKHVRRRLFPKVKVTILEPVSLPVADELKGRKRRLAAGAALYQVMSMMLFRTTDTSCTVLEKIIETANDRGFGELATQDPVTGDFSYRKLLTGVAVLADKFKTRFPDEENLGLLLPNANGSVATILGVMSAGKVPAMLNFTAGSANIISACKAAEIRTVLTSRQFVEQAKLEPVLDELAKQVNIVWLDDLRETVTSFDKIRGFVRKAKPLVKRKADDPAVILFTSGSEGTPKGVVLTHQNVLSNVAQAASRIDFNSQDKVFNILPVFHSFGLTAGTILPLTSGVPVYFYPSPLHYRVVPELVYGSNATIIFGTDTFLNGYARTAHPYDFRSIRYCFAGAEPVKPTTRAAYMEKFGVRILEGYGVTEAAPVIALNTPMFNRAGSVGKIMPGMEYRLEEVPGVDEGGRLYVRGANVMAGYLRAENPGQLETLPDGWHDTGDVVKVDEEGFVTILGRAKRFAKIGGEMVSLAAVESLAGELWPSNLSVVVSIPDERKGERLIMLTDAEQASRKDFMTFAKKKGAMEIMVPAEVRVGKVPVLGSGKVDFVAAKQVIEKGEESASAA
- the msrB gene encoding peptide-methionine (R)-S-oxide reductase MsrB, coding for MTRYRKDPDAIASLSPEEYYVTQENGTERPGTGKYLDHREPGIYVDIVSGEPLFASSDKFDSHCGWPSFTKPIDPVHVSELRDVSHGMIRTEVRSAHGDSHLGHVFPDGPHDRGGLRYCINSASLRFVHRDDMEAEGYGDYLPQVETPA
- a CDS encoding MAPEG family protein, whose product is MTLELWILVICTVLGLFFPFFYNWHYGQQVGGKALAGNRDGLPERRGAAARGLRAHQNHLENLLPFAIVILVARIAGMSNFVTELGAMLFLIGRLTHSITYCAGISVAGIRPIAYFVGLVGILCVASQLLHFLA
- a CDS encoding MFS transporter produces the protein MSHPSAPRGNAPDVSSRMTALPEAKPVSSWLILFLATACGLIVANLYYSQPLVGPISADLGLSKQAAGLIVTMTQVGYGIGLLLIVPLGDLFENRRLIMTVIALGGVAMLASGLATSPGMFLASALLIGIGSVAVQILVPLAAHLASDANRGRVVGNVMSGLMCGIMLSRPVASFITELTSWHVVFFASSLLMVVLIVAVRLVLPVRRPTVRPHYFELLGSMARLMVSSRILRRRALYQASLFAAFSLFWTTVPLLLAGSDFKMSQAGIALFALAGAAGAVAAPIGGRMADRGWIRPATAIAMAAVPGALMLTHLGTMGSTFSLVVLVAGAVVLDFGITCNMVLGQRAIFSLGAAYRNRINGVYMATFFVAGAVGSAVGGWAYAHGGWMWATAIGMVFPALGLLYYLTEYIRPLEMPRAD
- a CDS encoding helix-turn-helix transcriptional regulator; translated protein: MANSKNAHRHMTAQLQDDAGREDRPEGDAQSPGSQRHSHPHADDPDVAKRLGLSPSQGEAVLRDASSVIGQKLSLPDIEAAARIFALLGDAGRLQLVLRCMERPQTVSELAEAAGMSQSLTSHHLRHLRDQRILASERHGRHIFYTIDDDHISGVVQDVFAHVTHD